A single region of the Glycine max cultivar Williams 82 chromosome 20, Glycine_max_v4.0, whole genome shotgun sequence genome encodes:
- the LOC100804897 gene encoding casein kinase 1-like protein 10: protein MDHVIGGKFKLGRKIGSGSFGELYLGVNVQSGEEVAVKLESVKTKHPQLHYESKLYMLLQGGTGIPHLKWFGVEGDYNVMVIDLLGPSLEDLFNYCNRKLSLKTVLMLADQLINRVEYMHSRGFLHRDIKPDNFLMGLGRKANQVYIIDYGLAKKYRDLQTHKHIPYRENKNLTGTARYASVNTHLGVEQSRRDDLESLGYLLMYFLRGSLPWQGLRAGTKKQKYDKISEKKMLTPIEVLCKSYPLEFTSYFHYCRTLRFEDKPDYSYLKRLFRDLFIREGYQFDYVFDWTMLKYPQIGSSSRARPSGKPVINPGQSGERIERPSGGFSGAVEAFARRNGSGLVLQSEHSRHRSSDDVPSSKDVQADSERPRSSSRNGSSSKKPVLSSSRPSSSGEPSESRTSRLVLSSGRLSTTQRLQPGFESKTSLSRASATRGGRDDTLRSFELLSLGSGKRK, encoded by the exons ATGGATCATGTTATTGGTGGAAAATTCAAGCTTGGGAGGAAGATTGGGAGTGGATCGTTTGGAGAGCTTTACTTAG GTGTTAATGTGCAAAGTGGGGAGGAAGTGGCTGTGAAGCTG GAATCTGTGAAGACCAAGCACCCACAGCTTCACTATGAATCAAAACTATATATGCTTCTTCAAGGGGGAA CTGGTATACCCCATCTAAAATGGTTCGGAGTTGAGGGTGACTACAATGTCATGGTTATTGATCTCCTTGGGCCAAGTCTTGAAGACTTGTTTAACTATTGCAATAGAAAATTATCCCTGAAAACAGTTCTGATGCTGGCAGATCAGCTA ATAAACAGAGTTGAATACATGCACTCCCGGGGTTTTCTGCATCGCGATATAAAGCCTGACAACTTTTTAATGGGTTTAGGCCGCAAGGCAAATCAG GTATACATAATTGATTATGGCCTGGCAAAAAAGTATCGGGATCTTCAAACTCATAAGCATATACCATACAG GGAAAACAAAAATCTCACTGGAACTGCTCGGTATGCAAGTGTTAATACTCATTTGGGAGTTG AACAAAGCAGAAGAGATGATCTAGAATCTCTCGGATATTTGCTCATGTATTTTTTGAGAGGAAG TCTCCCATGGCAAGGCTTGAGAGCTGGCactaaaaagcaaaaatatgaCAAGATAAGTGAGAAGAAGATGCTTACTCCAATAGAG GTCTTATGCAAGTCATATCCATTGGAGTTTACATCATACTTCCACTACTGCCGAACGTTGCGGTTTGAAGATAAGCCTGATTATTCTTATCTTAAGAGACTATTTCGGGACCTATTCATCCGAGAAg GTTATCAGTTTGATTATGTATTTGATTGGACTATGCTGAAGTATCCTCAAATTGGATCCAGTTCTAGAGCCCGA CCAAGTGGGAAACCAGTCATAAACCCCGGACAATCAGGAGAGAGAATAGAACGGCCTTCAG GGGGTTTCTCAGGTGCTGTTGAGGCATTTGCAAGGAGGAATGGCTCTGGACTTGTTCTGCAAAGTGAGCATTCTAGGCATAGGTCTTCAGATGATGTGCCATCTTCCAAAGACGTG CAAGCTGATTCTGAGAGGCCTCGCAGCTCTTCTCGTAATGGCAGTTCTTCAAAAAAGCCTGTCTTGTCAAGCAGCCGGCCAAGCTCTTCTGGTGAGCCAAGTGAAAGCCGTACTAGCCGACTGGTCTTAAGCAGTGGCCGACTATCAACAACTCAGAGACTTCAACCTGGTTTTGAATCCAAAACATCTTTATCTCGGGCTTCGGCAACAAGAGGTGGTCGTGATGATACACTCAGGAGCTTTGAACTCCTGTCACTTGGTTCAGGAAAAAGGAAATGA
- the LOC100805439 gene encoding serine/threonine-protein kinase tricornered isoform X1, whose product MDRCWFNKFKPKDKTPSSKNKETGIAKGSKPPTNDEAPSNVTKQKVAAAKQYIENHYKKQMQDLQERKERRNMLEKKLADAEVSEEEQNNLLKYFEKKEREYMRLKRHKMGADDFEPLTMIGKGAFGEVRVCREKATGHVYAMKKLKKSEMLRRGQVEHVKAERNLLAEVDSNCIVKLYYSFQDEEYLYLIMEYLPGGDMMTLLMRKDILTENEARFYVGETVLAIESIHKHNYIHRDIKPDNLLLDRNGHMKLSDFGLCKPLDCSNLQEKDFSIGSNRSGALQSDGRPVAPKRSQQEQLQHWQKNRRMLAYSTVGTPDYIAPEVLLKKGYGMECDWWSLGAIMYEMLVGYPPFYSDEPMLTCRKIVNWRNYLKFPEEVKISAEAKDLISRLLCNVDQRLGTKGADEIKAHPWFKGIEWDKLYQIKAAFIPEVNDELDTQNFEKFEEADNQTQPSSKSGPWRKMLSSKDVNFVGYTYKNYEIVNDDQLPEIAELKKKSTKPKRPSIKTLFDDESATAANQPTQGSFLKLLPTQPEVPEKSESQ is encoded by the exons ATGGATAGGTGCTGGTTTAATAAGTTCAAGCCAAAGGATAAAACACCATCTTCAAAAAACAAGGAAACAGGCATTGCAAAAGGGTCAAAACCCCCAACAAATGATGAAGCACCTTCCAATGTGACCAAACAGAAGGTTGCAGCTGCAAAGCAGTACATAGAAAACCACTATAAGAAACAGATGCAGGACTTGCAGGAGAGAAAGGAACG ACGTAATATGCTAGAAAAAAAGTTGGCTGATGCTGAAGTTTCTGAGGAAGAGCAGAACAATTTGCttaaatattttgagaaaaaggAGAGGGAATACATGCGCCTTAAGAGGCATAAAATGGGGGCTGATGATTTTGAGCCCCTGACTATGATAGGGAAGGGTGCATTTGGAGAG GTCAGAGTCTGCCGAGAGAAAGCAACCGGTCATGTATATGCTATGAAGAAACTTAAGAAATCAGAGATGCTTCGCAGAGGCCAG GTTGAACATGTAAAAGCTGAGAGGAATCTACTTGCAGAAGTTGATAGCAATTGCATTGTAAAGCTTTATTATTCCTTTCAAGATGAAGAGTACTTATATCTCATAATGGAGTATCTACCTGGTGGTGATATGATGACGTTGCTCATGCGGAAGGATATACTGACAGAAAATGAGGCCAGGTTCTATGTTGGGGAGACTGTCCTAGCTATAGAGTCAATtcataaacataattatattcatAG AGATATCAAGCCTGACAACTTGCTGCTAGATAGAAATGGTCACATGAAATTATCAGACTTTGGATTATGTAAACCACTAGACTGCAGTAATCTTCAGGAAAAGGACTTCTCTATTGGAAGCAACAGAAGTGGAGCCCTTCAGAGCGATGGGCGTCCTGTGGCTCCTAAAAGAAGCCAACAGGAGCAACTGCAGCATTGGCAGAAAAATAGGCGAATGCTA GCCTATTCTACAGTCGGAACACCTGACTATATTGCCCCCGAAGTTCTTCTGAAGAAAGGATATGGCATGGAATGTGATTG GTGGTCCCTGGGAGCGATAATGTATGAAATGTTAGTGGGGTATCCGCCCTTTTATTCAGATGAACCAATGTTGACTTGTAGAAAG ATAGTAAATTggagaaattatttaaaatttccaGAAGAAGTTAAAATTTCGGCAGAAGCAAAGGATCTTATTAGTAGACTCCTATGTAATGTGGATCAGAGGCTTGGAACCAAAGGGGCTGATGAAATAAAG GCGCACCCATGGTTTAAAGGTATTGAATGGGACAAATTGTACCAAATTAAAGCTGCTTTTATTCCTGAGGTTAATGATGAATTAGATACTCAAAATTTTGAGAAGTTTGAAGag GCTGACAACCAAACTCAACCTTCCTCAAAATCAGGCCCATGGAGAAAG ATGCTGTCATCTAAAGATGTCAACTTTGTTGGTTACACATATAAGAACTATGAAATCGTGAATGATGATCAACTACCTGAAATTG CTGAATTGAAGAAGAAGAGCACAAAACCTAAGCGACCATCTATTAAGACCCTATTTG ATGATGAATCAGCTACAGCTGCCAATCAACCTACCCAAGGGAGCTTCTTAAAACTGTTACCTACTCAACCAGAAGTTCCTGAGAAGAGTGAATCTCAATGA
- the LOC100805439 gene encoding serine/threonine-protein kinase tricornered isoform X2 — protein sequence MDRCWFNKFKPKDKTPSSKNKETGIAKGSKPPTNDEAPSNVTKQKVAAAKQYIENHYKKQMQDLQERKERRNMLEKKLADAEVSEEEQNNLLKYFEKKEREYMRLKRHKMGADDFEPLTMIGKGAFGEVRVCREKATGHVYAMKKLKKSEMLRRGQVEHVKAERNLLAEVDSNCIVKLYYSFQDEEYLYLIMEYLPGGDMMTLLMRKDILTENEARFYVGETVLAIESIHKHNYIHRDIKPDNLLLDRNGHMKLSDFGLCKPLDCSNLQEKDFSIGSNRSGALQSDGRPVAPKRSQQEQLQHWQKNRRMLAYSTVGTPDYIAPEVLLKKGYGMECDWWSLGAIMYEMLVGYPPFYSDEPMLTCRKIVNWRNYLKFPEEVKISAEAKDLISRLLCNVDQRLGTKGADEIKVLWRTHGLKVLNGTNCTKLKLLLFLRLMMN from the exons ATGGATAGGTGCTGGTTTAATAAGTTCAAGCCAAAGGATAAAACACCATCTTCAAAAAACAAGGAAACAGGCATTGCAAAAGGGTCAAAACCCCCAACAAATGATGAAGCACCTTCCAATGTGACCAAACAGAAGGTTGCAGCTGCAAAGCAGTACATAGAAAACCACTATAAGAAACAGATGCAGGACTTGCAGGAGAGAAAGGAACG ACGTAATATGCTAGAAAAAAAGTTGGCTGATGCTGAAGTTTCTGAGGAAGAGCAGAACAATTTGCttaaatattttgagaaaaaggAGAGGGAATACATGCGCCTTAAGAGGCATAAAATGGGGGCTGATGATTTTGAGCCCCTGACTATGATAGGGAAGGGTGCATTTGGAGAG GTCAGAGTCTGCCGAGAGAAAGCAACCGGTCATGTATATGCTATGAAGAAACTTAAGAAATCAGAGATGCTTCGCAGAGGCCAG GTTGAACATGTAAAAGCTGAGAGGAATCTACTTGCAGAAGTTGATAGCAATTGCATTGTAAAGCTTTATTATTCCTTTCAAGATGAAGAGTACTTATATCTCATAATGGAGTATCTACCTGGTGGTGATATGATGACGTTGCTCATGCGGAAGGATATACTGACAGAAAATGAGGCCAGGTTCTATGTTGGGGAGACTGTCCTAGCTATAGAGTCAATtcataaacataattatattcatAG AGATATCAAGCCTGACAACTTGCTGCTAGATAGAAATGGTCACATGAAATTATCAGACTTTGGATTATGTAAACCACTAGACTGCAGTAATCTTCAGGAAAAGGACTTCTCTATTGGAAGCAACAGAAGTGGAGCCCTTCAGAGCGATGGGCGTCCTGTGGCTCCTAAAAGAAGCCAACAGGAGCAACTGCAGCATTGGCAGAAAAATAGGCGAATGCTA GCCTATTCTACAGTCGGAACACCTGACTATATTGCCCCCGAAGTTCTTCTGAAGAAAGGATATGGCATGGAATGTGATTG GTGGTCCCTGGGAGCGATAATGTATGAAATGTTAGTGGGGTATCCGCCCTTTTATTCAGATGAACCAATGTTGACTTGTAGAAAG ATAGTAAATTggagaaattatttaaaatttccaGAAGAAGTTAAAATTTCGGCAGAAGCAAAGGATCTTATTAGTAGACTCCTATGTAATGTGGATCAGAGGCTTGGAACCAAAGGGGCTGATGAAATAAAGGTGTTGTG GCGCACCCATGGTTTAAAGGTATTGAATGGGACAAATTGTACCAAATTAAAGCTGCTTTTATTCCTGAGGTTAATGATGAATTAG
- the LOC102668537 gene encoding probable methyltransferase PMT3: protein MSRGSDGSQKKRLVAAICVVAIFLGFLYVYGGSIFGSQNSGSSALEYGRSLKRLGSSYLGAEDDTDGKQDESSSSFRQGDGEDNIVPKSFPVCDDRHSELIPCLDRHLIYQMRMKLDLSVMEHYERHCPPAERRYNCLIPPPSGYKVPIKWPQSRDEVWKANIPHTHLAHEKSDQNWMTVKAEKIVFPGGGTHFHYGADKYIASIANMLNFSNNNLNNEGRLRTVLDVGCGVASFGAYLLSSDIIAMSLAPNDVHQNQIQFALERGIPAYLGVLGTKRLPYPSRSFELAHCSRCRIDWLQRDGILLLELDRLLRPGGYFAYSSPEAYAQDEEDLRIWKEMSDLVGRMCWKIAAKRNQTVVWQKPPTNDCYMEREPGSRPPLCQSDDDPDAIWGVNMEACITPYSDHDNRAKGSGLAPWPARLTSPPPRLADFGYSSDMFEKDMELWQRRVEKYWDLLSSKITSNTLRNIMDMKANMGSFAAALRDKDVWVMNVVPQDGPNTLKLIYDRGLIGTTHDWCEAFSTYPRTYDLLHAWTVLSDIEQKGCSPEDLLIEMDRMLRPTGFVIIRDKQPVIDFIKKYLSALHWEAIDSSSDSVQDGDEVVFIIQKKMWLTSESFRDTE from the exons ATGTCGAGGGGATCTGATGGATCACAAAAAAAGCGTTTAGTTGCTGCGATCTGTGTTGTGGCAATTTTTCTTGGTTTTCTGTATGTGTATGGCGGATCCATCTTTGGTTCTCAGAATAGTGGTTCATCTGCTCTTGAATATGGCAGATCATTGAAAAGACTTGGCTCGTCATATTTGGGTGCAGAGGATGACACTGATGGCAAGCAAGATGAATCTTCATCAAGTTTCAGACAGGGAGATGGGGAGGATAATATTGTTCCTAAGAGTTTCCCT GTTTGTGATGATCGTCATTCAGAGTTGATTCCCTGCTTAGATAGACACCTTATCTATCAAATGAGGATGAAGCTGGACCTGTCTGTGATGGAGCACTATGAAAGACATTGTCCTCCTGCGGAAAGGCGGTACAATTGCTTGATTCCTCCTCCATCAGGATACAAG GTTCCTATTAAGTGGCCACAAAGCAGAGATGAGGTGTGGAAAGCAAATATCCCACATACTCACCTTGCACACGAGAAGTCTGACCAGAATTGGATGACTGTAAAAGCTGAAAAAATAGTGTTTCCTGGAGGCGGGACTCATTTTCATTATGGAGCTGACAAGTACATAGCATCAATTGCAAAT ATGCTTAACTTTTCAAACAATAATCTAAACAATGAAGGAAGGTTGCGGACAGTGCTTGATGTTGGTTGTGGTGTTGCAAGTTTTGGAGCATATCTTCTATCATCTGATATCATTGCAATGTCCTTGGCACCAAATGATGTGCATcagaatcaaattcaatttgcTCTAGAAAGAGGAATTCCCGCATATCTTGGTGTCCTGGGAACTAAGAGACTCCCTTACCCAAGCAGATCTTTTGAGCTCGCTCATTGTTCTCGTTGTCGAATTGATTGGCTTCAAAGAGATGGAATTCTACTTCTTGAACTAGACCGGTTGCTCAGGCCAGGAGGTTATTTTGCATACTCATCTCCTGAAGCATATGCTCAGGATGAAGAGGATCTAAGGATATGGAAAGAAATGAGTGACCTTGTGGGGCGTATGTGTTGGAAAATAGCTGCAAAGAGGAACCAAACTGTTGTCTGGCAAAAACCTCCGACAAATGACTGCTATATGGAAAGAGAACCTGGTAGTCGCCCTCCTCTTTGCCAGTCTGATGATGACCCAGATGCAATTTGGGGAGTAAATATGGAAGCATGCATAACACCTTACAGTGATC ATGACAACAGAGCCAAGGGTAGTGGATTAGCTCCATGGCCTGCAAGATTGACTAGTCCTCCTCCTAGATTAGCTGACTTTGGCTATTCGAGTGACATGTTTGAAAAGGACATG GAACTATGGCAAAGGAGAGTTGAGAAGTACTGGGATCTCTTGAGTTCAAAAATCACATCAAACACATTGAGGAATATTATGGATATGAAAGCAAACATGGGTTCATTTGCAGCTGCTCTTAGAGACAAGGATGTTTGGGTGATGAATGTTGTACCTCAAGATGGACCAAACACACTTAAGCTCATATATGACAGAGGCCTCATTGGAACTACTCATGACTG GTGTGAAGCATTTTCGACATACCCCCGGACATACGATTTACTTCATGCATGGACTGTCCTCTCTGACATAGAACAGAAAGGTTGCAGTCCAGAGGATCTATTAATTGAGATGGATCGCATGCTTCGACCTACTGGTTTCGTGATCATCCGAGATAAACAGCCAGTGATTGATTTTATAAAGAAGTACCTAAGTGCTTTGCACTGGGAAGCAATTGATTCCAGTTCTGACTCTGTCCAAGATGGTGACGAAGTTGTTTTTATCATCCAGAAGAAAATGTGGCTGACTAGTGAAAGCTTTAGGGACACAGAATAG